In Procambarus clarkii isolate CNS0578487 chromosome 53, FALCON_Pclarkii_2.0, whole genome shotgun sequence, the following proteins share a genomic window:
- the LOC138352326 gene encoding uncharacterized protein: MRILREILREFLFADESVITTHTAEGLQQLLNRFATACSAFGLTISLKKIQVMGQDVNELPCINISGYMLEAVHEFVYLGSTLSDTLSLDTELNRRIGKAATALAKLTKRVWENAKLTVHTKAQVYIACVLGL, encoded by the coding sequence atgcgaattCTCAGGGAgatcctcagggagttcctcttcgccgacgaatctgtgatcaccacacacacggCAGAAGGCCTacagcagctactcaaccgctttgctacagcctgttccgcattcggcctgacaatcagcctgaagaagattCAGGTGATGGGGCAAgacgtcaatgagctaccctgcATAAACATCTCAGGTTATATGCTGGAGGcggttcacgagtttgtgtatcTGGGCTCCACACtttcagacaccctttccctggacactgaactcaacaggcgtatcgggaaggccgcaacagCACTGGCCAAgctcacaaagcgcgtttgggaaaatgccaaactgacagtgcacaccaaggcacaagtctacatagcatgtgtg